Proteins encoded by one window of Candidatus Brocadia sp.:
- a CDS encoding ParA family protein yields the protein MRSIALTNQKGGVAKTTTTVNLGACLAQMGKKVLLVDLDPQGNLSSWLGLDIHSLERSMYNVFLEEVYFEEILTKTCVENMTLAPANVALAGVERILAHEKGRDLILRKRLLSVADKYDYIMLDCPPSLGLITINALTFVKEVFIPLETKVLALNGLVTLMNTVQVVKERLNHNLEVTGIIACRFDGRTNLSNEVFNQIKERFKEKVFNSIIRENTRLAECPISGKPITLYAPDSPGAIDYTNLAKEVLEREKITADR from the coding sequence ATGCGGAGTATTGCTTTAACAAATCAAAAAGGGGGCGTGGCAAAAACAACGACCACCGTTAATCTCGGTGCCTGCCTTGCTCAAATGGGCAAAAAGGTACTTTTAGTTGATCTGGATCCCCAGGGAAATCTCAGTTCATGGTTAGGACTTGATATCCATAGCCTCGAACGGTCCATGTACAATGTGTTTTTGGAAGAGGTCTATTTTGAAGAAATTCTTACGAAGACATGTGTTGAAAATATGACCCTGGCGCCTGCCAATGTGGCATTGGCAGGGGTTGAACGGATTCTCGCCCATGAAAAAGGCAGAGACCTCATTCTGCGCAAACGCCTATTGTCAGTTGCAGACAAATATGATTATATTATGCTAGATTGCCCTCCCTCGCTGGGATTGATTACCATTAATGCATTAACCTTTGTCAAAGAGGTCTTTATTCCATTAGAAACGAAGGTATTGGCTTTAAATGGTTTGGTAACTTTGATGAATACCGTACAGGTGGTAAAGGAAAGGTTGAATCACAACCTGGAGGTGACGGGTATCATTGCCTGCCGTTTTGACGGTCGGACAAACCTCAGTAATGAGGTGTTCAATCAGATTAAAGAACGATTTAAAGAGAAGGTGTTTAATTCCATTATCAGAGAAAATACCCGCCTTGCCGAGTGCCCTATCTCCGGAAAACCGATTACCCTGTACGCACCGGATAGTCCGGGTGCCATAGATTACACAAATTTAGCGAAAGAAGTATTGGAAAGAGAGAAAATTACCGCTGATCGATGA